From one Salmo salar chromosome ssa09, Ssal_v3.1, whole genome shotgun sequence genomic stretch:
- the LOC106612660 gene encoding 14-3-3 protein epsilon isoform X2, protein MGDREDLVYQAKLAEQAERYDEMVESMKRVAGLDVELTVEERNLLSVAYKNVIGARRASWRIISSIEQREENKGGEDKLKMIREYRQTVENELKSICNDILDVLDKHLIPAANTGESKVFYYKMKGDYHRYLAEFATGNDRKEAAENSLVAYKAASDIAMIELPPTHPIRLGLALNFSVFYYEILNSPDRACRLAKAAFDDAIAELDTLSEESYKDSTLIMQLLRDNLTLWTSDMQGDGEEQNKEALQDVEDEPQ, encoded by the exons ATGGGCGATCGGGAGGATTTAGTATATCAGGCAAAACTCGCCGAGCAGGCGGAAAGATATGACG AAATGGTGGAGTCCATGAAGAGAGTGGCCGGGTTGGATGTGGAACTAACAGTCGAGGAGCGAAACCTACTATCAGTGGCCTACAAAAATGTCATTGGGGCGAGGAGAGCATCatggaggataatcagcagtatTGAACAAAGGGAAGAAAACAAGGGCGGAGAAGACAAATTGAAAATGATCCGGGAATACAGGCAAACG GTTGAGAACGAGCTGAAGTCGATCTGTAATGACATTCTTGATGTACTGGACAAGCACCTTATTCCAGCTGCTAACACGGGAGAGTCCAAGGTCTTCTACTACAAAAT GAAAGGTGATTATCACAGGTATCTCGCTGAGTTTGCCACCGGGAACGACCGGAAGGAGGCTGCGGAGAACAGTTTGGTCGCCTACAAAGCTGCTAGCGACATCGCCATGATCGAACTGCCACCTACACACCCCATTCGCCTAGGCCTCGCTCTTAACTTCTCCGTATTTTACTATGAAATCCTCAATTCACCAGACCGCGCGTGCAG GTTGGCGAAGGCTGCGTTCGATGACGCCATCGCAGAGCTGGACACGCTGAGCGAAGAAAGCTACAAGGACTCCACACTAATCATGCAGTTGTTACGCGACAACCTGACACTATGGACTTCAGACATGCAGGGAGATG GTGAAGAACAGAACAAAGAGGCGCTGCAAGATGTGGAGGACGAGCCCCAGTGA
- the crk gene encoding adapter molecule crk, whose translation MAGNFDAEDRASWYWGRLSRQEAVSLLQGQRHGVFLVRDSITSPGDYVLSVSENSKVSHYIINSISNNRQSGAGLTPPQFRIGDQEFDALHSLLEFYKIHYLDTTTLIEPINKAKHSSLVSAGAGGPPQRLEDELVRAVFDFPGNDDEDLPFRKGDILRVLEKPEEQWWNAQNLEGRAGMIPVPYVEKYRPASPTSGGSGAGGPGGVGSVDGSSVQGPPLLDPSQYAQPTPLPNLQNGPVFARAIQKRVPNAYDKTALALEVGDMVKVTKINVNGQWEGECKGKRGHFPFTHVKLLDHNNPEDEVS comes from the exons ATGGCCGGAAATTTTGACGCAGAGGACCGTGCAAGTTGGTACTGGGGAAGATTAAGTAGACAGGAGGCAGTTTCACTTTTACAAGGACAGAGACACGGAGTGTTTTTAGTGAGAGACTCAATTACAAGTCCAGGCGACTACGTGCTGTCCGTCTCAGAGAATTCCAAAGTCTCGCATTACATCATCAACAGCATCAGCAACAACCGGCAGTCTGGCGCAG GCCTAACGCCTCCACAGTTTCGCATAGGGGACCAGGAGTTTGATGCCCTCCATTCCCTGCTAGAGTTCTACAAGATCCACTACCTGGACACCACCACTCTGATAGAGCCCATCAACAAGGCCAAACACTCTTCCTTGGTCAGCGCAGGTGCTGGAGGCCCACCGCAGCGGCTGGAAGACGAGCTCGTCCGCGCCGTCTTTGATTTCCCAGGCAACGACGATGAGGACCTTCCTTTCAGAAAGGGCGACATCCTGCGGGTTCTGGAGAAGCCTGAGGAGCAGTGGTGGAATGCCCAGAATTTAGAGGGGCGTGCCGGGATGATACCTGTGCCCTACGTGGAGAAGTACCGACCGGCCTCTCCCACCTCGGGGGGCTCTGGAGCAGGGGGTCCCGGTGGGGTGGGCTCGGTAGATGGCTCCAGTGTTCAGGGACCTCCTCTGCTAGACCCGAGCCAGTATGCCCAGCCCACACCTCTGCCCAACCTGCAGAACGGACCCGTCTTTGCCAGGGCCATCCAGAAGAGGGTGCCCAATGCCTACGACAAGACCGCCCTTGCCTTAGAG GTGGGCGACATGGTGAAGGTGACAAAGATCAACGTGAACGGCCAGTGGGAGGGCGAGTGCAAGGGCAAGCGCGGCCACTTCCCCTTCACCCACGTTAAGCTGCTGGACCATAATAACCCCGAGGACGAGGTGAGCTGA
- the LOC106612660 gene encoding 14-3-3 protein epsilon isoform X3 gives MGDREDLVYQAKLAEQAERYDEMVESMKRVAGLDVELTVEERNLLSVAYKNVIGARRASWRIISSIEQREENKGGEDKLKMIREYRQTVENELKSICNDILDVLDKHLIPAANTGESKVFYYKMKGDYHRYLAEFATGNDRKEAAENSLVAYKAASDIAMIELPPTHPIRLGLALNFSVFYYEILNSPDRACRLAKAAFDDAIAELDTLSEESYKDSTLIMQLLRDNLTLWTSDMQGDES, from the exons ATGGGCGATCGGGAGGATTTAGTATATCAGGCAAAACTCGCCGAGCAGGCGGAAAGATATGACG AAATGGTGGAGTCCATGAAGAGAGTGGCCGGGTTGGATGTGGAACTAACAGTCGAGGAGCGAAACCTACTATCAGTGGCCTACAAAAATGTCATTGGGGCGAGGAGAGCATCatggaggataatcagcagtatTGAACAAAGGGAAGAAAACAAGGGCGGAGAAGACAAATTGAAAATGATCCGGGAATACAGGCAAACG GTTGAGAACGAGCTGAAGTCGATCTGTAATGACATTCTTGATGTACTGGACAAGCACCTTATTCCAGCTGCTAACACGGGAGAGTCCAAGGTCTTCTACTACAAAAT GAAAGGTGATTATCACAGGTATCTCGCTGAGTTTGCCACCGGGAACGACCGGAAGGAGGCTGCGGAGAACAGTTTGGTCGCCTACAAAGCTGCTAGCGACATCGCCATGATCGAACTGCCACCTACACACCCCATTCGCCTAGGCCTCGCTCTTAACTTCTCCGTATTTTACTATGAAATCCTCAATTCACCAGACCGCGCGTGCAG GTTGGCGAAGGCTGCGTTCGATGACGCCATCGCAGAGCTGGACACGCTGAGCGAAGAAAGCTACAAGGACTCCACACTAATCATGCAGTTGTTACGCGACAACCTGACACTATGGACTTCAGACATGCAGGGAGATG AGTCCTAA
- the LOC106612660 gene encoding 14-3-3 protein epsilon isoform X1, translated as MGDREDLVYQAKLAEQAERYDEMVESMKRVAGLDVELTVEERNLLSVAYKNVIGARRASWRIISSIEQREENKGGEDKLKMIREYRQTVENELKSICNDILDVLDKHLIPAANTGESKVFYYKMKGDYHRYLAEFATGNDRKEAAENSLVAYKAASDIAMIELPPTHPIRLGLALNFSVFYYEILNSPDRACRLAKAAFDDAIAELDTLSEESYKDSTLIMQLLRDNLTLWTSDMQGDAGEEQNKEALQDVEDEPQ; from the exons ATGGGCGATCGGGAGGATTTAGTATATCAGGCAAAACTCGCCGAGCAGGCGGAAAGATATGACG AAATGGTGGAGTCCATGAAGAGAGTGGCCGGGTTGGATGTGGAACTAACAGTCGAGGAGCGAAACCTACTATCAGTGGCCTACAAAAATGTCATTGGGGCGAGGAGAGCATCatggaggataatcagcagtatTGAACAAAGGGAAGAAAACAAGGGCGGAGAAGACAAATTGAAAATGATCCGGGAATACAGGCAAACG GTTGAGAACGAGCTGAAGTCGATCTGTAATGACATTCTTGATGTACTGGACAAGCACCTTATTCCAGCTGCTAACACGGGAGAGTCCAAGGTCTTCTACTACAAAAT GAAAGGTGATTATCACAGGTATCTCGCTGAGTTTGCCACCGGGAACGACCGGAAGGAGGCTGCGGAGAACAGTTTGGTCGCCTACAAAGCTGCTAGCGACATCGCCATGATCGAACTGCCACCTACACACCCCATTCGCCTAGGCCTCGCTCTTAACTTCTCCGTATTTTACTATGAAATCCTCAATTCACCAGACCGCGCGTGCAG GTTGGCGAAGGCTGCGTTCGATGACGCCATCGCAGAGCTGGACACGCTGAGCGAAGAAAGCTACAAGGACTCCACACTAATCATGCAGTTGTTACGCGACAACCTGACACTATGGACTTCAGACATGCAGGGAGATG CAGGTGAAGAACAGAACAAAGAGGCGCTGCAAGATGTGGAGGACGAGCCCCAGTGA